Proteins from one Cryptomeria japonica chromosome 4, Sugi_1.0, whole genome shotgun sequence genomic window:
- the LOC131027268 gene encoding GRAS family protein RAM1-like, with protein sequence MAERFAVSGCKNAPCPKIYKDDQKVQNIMSGQLDNFSLQQYDVSELPSKFNGEMLTHAYVLSSVEEIVRLAGTRYVRGYANGGIESCFVTPALATEDQHGLELAHLLFISAEYINNKQYDQAARLLMQCHDFSSKWGSPIERVCYYFSRALQERIERQTCEELRNPVKPALNFVNNFYSGYNKAEFNQVLAFSYRAVPFVKLVQLTSVQAILDTVGNANKIHVIDLDIRNGSQWSGLIQSLALRSPSSSIKLLRITAIGMDAGDLKDSGRRLHELAKSLEVPFSYRMVQISTMEEIDEGMFNVKPGEAVAVFAPTVFHRLLYNRSLLESVIDVIKRLRPRIMVNIEVEADSNSPSFDKRFIDVLFHSSACFDAFDVIMPDRRDPERVKYEEIFCGSQIRNMIACEGNDRRVRHVKLDVWRCFFNHKGLKEMSFSYQAWYQARLLLKGLSHGECYSLEANGDALISGWKTTPLVAVSLWTCG encoded by the coding sequence ATGGCTGAGCGATTTGCAGTGTCTGGTTGTAAAAATGCTCCATGTCCAAAAATCTACAAGGACGATCAGAAGGTGCAGAATATAATGTCAGGGCAGTTAGATAACTTTTCATTGCAACAGTATGATGTTTCCGAGCTGCCATCTAAATTCAATGGCGAAATGCTCACACATGCCTATGTTTTGTCGTCTGTCGAAGAAATTGTCAGACTAGCGGGCACGCGATATGTCAGAGGCTATGCTAATGGCGGCATAGAGTCTTGCTTTGTCACTCCTGCTCTGGCGACGGAAGACCAGCATGGGCTAGAATTGGCTCATCTTCTTTTCATCTCTGCAGAGTATATAAACAACAAACAATATGATCAAGCAGCCAGGCTGTTGATGCAGTGTCACGACTTCTCTTCGAAGTGGGGAAGCCCTATTGAGAGGGTCTGCTATTATTTCTCCAGGGCGCTGCAGGAGAGAATCGAACGACAGACCTGCGAGGAGTTAAGGAATCCTGTAAAGCCAGCCCTCAATTTTGTCAACAATTTCTACAGTGGGTATAATAAAGCCGAATTTAATCAAGTGCTGGCATTTTCTTATAGAGCTGTCCCGTTTGTGAAACTGGTGCAACTAACATCTGTGCAGGCAATCTTAGACACCGTGGGAAATGCTAACAAAATTCATGTGATAGATCTGGACATTCGAAATGGGAGTCAATGGTCAGGTCTAATACAGAGCCTTGCCCTGAGAAGTCCTTCCAGTTCGATTAAGCTTCTGAGGATCACAGCAATTGGAATGGATGCGGGTGATCTGAAAGATAGCGGAAGACGACTACACGAGCTCGCTAAGTCCTTGGAGGTTCCATTTTCGTACAGGATGGTGCAGATCTCAACTATGGAGGAGATTGATGAGGGTATGTTCAACGTTAAACCTGGGGAGGCTGTCGCAGTGTTTGCTCCCACTGTTTTCCATAGGCTGTTATATAACCGGAGTCTTCTGGAGAGTGTTATCGATGTTATAAAGAGATTAAGGCCCCGGATAATGGTGAATATAGAGGTTGAAGCTGACAGCAATTCTCCTTCATTTGACAAGCGATTCATCGATGTACTTTTCCACAGCAGCGCTTGTTTTGACGCCTTCGACGTGATCATGCCAGATAGACGTGATCCAGAAAGGGTCAAATATGAAGAAATATTCTGTGGAAGCCAGATAAGGAATATGATTGCCTGTGAGGGGAACGATAGGAGAGTTAGACATGTTAAACTTGATGTTTGGAGATGTTTCTTCAACCACAAGGGATTGAAGGAGATGAGCTTCAGCTATCAAGCTTGGTATCAGGCCAGGTTATTGCTGAAAGGATTATCTCACGGTGAATGTTATAGTCTCGAGGCCAATGGAGATGCCCTAATTAGTGGGTGGAAAACAACTCCACTAGTTGCGGTATCTTTATGGACTTGTGGCTGA